One genomic window of Ziziphus jujuba cultivar Dongzao chromosome 4, ASM3175591v1 includes the following:
- the LOC132803436 gene encoding LEAF RUST 10 DISEASE-RESISTANCE LOCUS RECEPTOR-LIKE PROTEIN KINASE-like 1.3, whose product MNSRLSSSTPFLLLLQFSLLLFSIKFPPCWSLDSFSSCSKPFNCGNITNIDYPFWGDDRVEACGHPDLHLKCDENKTTTIKIKDVVYEVLKIDQNTQILQIKRDDFFESKGLCSPKYPNTTFDSQLFEYAPGFAEITINYDCPALKGVPGYFSCPDWSTYKDVFIQVASETHPGCSSNLQVGIGVNYFGDFWSMEEALIREGFGVKYKVDTLLCKEGCTGSGGVCVHDVDSNKPTCHCPDGNSRESPCPPQRPPSAQLKGTNPTQLL is encoded by the coding sequence ATGAATTCCAGGCTTTCCTCCTCgactccttttcttcttcttcttcaattttctttgcTGTTATTTAGCATCAAGTTTCCTCCATGTTGGAGCTTGGATTCGTTCAGTAGCTGCAGCAAACCATTCAATTGCGGGAATATCACGAACATTGACTACCCTTTCTGGGGAGATGATAGGGTGGAAGCTTGTGGGCATCCTGATCTACACCTCAAGTGCGACGAAAACAAAACTACCACCATTAAGATCAAAGATGTGGTGTACGAGGTATTAAAAATAGACCAAAACACCCAGATTCTCCAAATCAAAAGGGATGATTTCTTCGAGAGTAAAGGATTATGTTCACCAAAATACCCAAATACCACCTTCGATTCCCAGCTATTTGAATATGCTCCAGGGTTTGCAGAAATTACAATAAACTATGATTGTCCTGCCCTTAAAGGAGTGCCAGGTTATTTCTCGTGCCCTGATTGGTCCACTTATAAGGATGTCTTCATACAAGTTGCATCTGAAACTCATCCGGGATGCAGTTCGAACCTCCAAGTTGGGATTGGTGTGAATTATTTTGGAGATTTTTGGAGTATGGAAGAGGCACTGATCAGAGAAGGATTTGGAGTGAAATATAAGGTGGATACTTTGTTATGTAAGGAGGGCTGCACCGGATCCGGAGGAGTTTGTGTTCATGACGTGGATTCCAACAAGCCTACTTGCCACTGCCCAGATGGAAATTCTCGGGAGAGCCCATGTCCTCCCCAACGACCACCCTCAGCCCAACTTAAAGGTACCAACCCAACCCAGCTGCTTTAA